One window of the Rhipicephalus sanguineus isolate Rsan-2018 chromosome 4, BIME_Rsan_1.4, whole genome shotgun sequence genome contains the following:
- the LOC125758096 gene encoding putative nuclease HARBI1, which produces MSGKGLYAFNTTITCDADLWMSVHVSWGHVMTSGYGGGALSVSTWKQNFGLLGDSSYTLEPWFLTPVPGRPARGAPDNHYNKAHTAMRNVVEWCIAVSLCTAAQASLLLVQLCTTLRWRHMSLFSKETMTTPTMLTAASSS; this is translated from the exons atgtcggggaagggactctacgcattcaacaccacgatc acatgtgatgccgacctctggatgtcagtccatgtttcctggggtcatgtcatgactagtgggtatggcgggggagccctctccgtcagcacctggaagcaaaacttcggcttgcttg gagactccagctatacattagaaccgtggttcctgacaccagtgcccggacgaccagctcgtggcgcccctgataaccactacaacaaggcccacaccgccatgcgcaatgttgtggagtggtgcatcgctgtaagcttgtgcacagctgctcaagcatcattgctgcttgtgcagctctgcacgacattgcgttggcggcacatgagcctgttctcgaaggaaacgatgacgacaccgacgatgctgactgctgccagcagcagctga